One part of the Nematostella vectensis chromosome 8, jaNemVect1.1, whole genome shotgun sequence genome encodes these proteins:
- the LOC116613157 gene encoding uncharacterized protein LOC116613157, which produces MRPSHFVMSCVIVCVLAQSSLASKGKPSAGIKCSHRVKKQLGASPPRPIVLYSQLMNQWVDKGVSLQGSHRAEKRLGNNLQGQDNSNVVNAQQGLKERQKELQGKGGRHRGDGEGSVVNVQQEWKERQKELQGNGGRHRGNGEGSVVNAQQEWKERQKELQGKGGRHRGDGEGSVVNAQQEWKERQKELQGKGGRHRGNGEGSVVNAQQEWKRETKRITRKRG; this is translated from the exons ATGCGACCCTCACACTTTGTGATGTCATGTGTCATCGTCTGTGTACTAGCACAGTCAA GTCTTGCTTCAAAAGGCAAACCATCGGCAGGTATTAAATGCAGCCACCGTGTTAAAAAACAACTGGGCGCCAGCCCCCCTCGGCCCATCGTACTTTACTCCCAATTAATGAACCAATGGGTAGACAAAGGAGTAAGTCTACAAGGAAGTCACCGGGCAGAAAAAAGGCTTGGAAATAACTTGCAAGGACAAGACAACAGCAACGTGGTGAATGCCCAGCAGGGATTGAAAGAGAGACAGAAAGAATTACAAGGAAAAGGGGGGAGACACCGAGGGGATGGGGAAGGAAGCGTTGTGAATGTACAGCAAGAATGGAAAGAGAGACAGAAAGAATTACAAGGAAATGGGGGGAGACACCGAGGGAATGGGGAAGGAAGTGTTGTGAATGCACAGCAAGAATGGAAAGAGAGACAGAAAGAATTACAAGGAAAAGGGGGTAGACACCGAGGGGATGGGGAAGGCAGCGTCGTGAATGCACAGCAAGAATGGAAAGAGAGACAGAAAGAATTACAAGGGAAAGGAGGGAGACACCGAGGGAATGGGGAAGGCAGCGTTGTGAATGCACAGCAAGAATGGAAAAGAGAGACAAAAAGAATTACAAGGAAAAGGGGGTAG
- the LOC5505372 gene encoding uncharacterized protein LOC5505372 isoform X1 — MSSRVRVLMCLVVAVAMRGAAGCVEDVNFVRVGCYNDPQEHPRPLPEILENFRLPPNNLNWTDLNSSVVEECARLAEQKNYSYFGVQFWGECWSGPQAQDTYDRDGHSDECYEETVGMDNANMVYRLTGKEKECEEYRNIDDPTRSALYTGFSQPCDVDIFGGDRVRFYGGVWGTNAD; from the exons ATGTCTTCCCGCGTCCGCGTTCTCATGTGCCTAGTGGTGGCGGTAGCGATGAGAGGTGCTGCTGGGTGTGTAG AAGATGTAAACTTTGTTCGCGTCGGCTGCTACAATGACCCTCAAGAACATCCCCGACCACTTCCCGAAATCCTGGAGAACTTCCGACTGCCTCCGAATAATCTTAACTGGACCGATCTGAACAGTAGCGTGGTGGAAGAATGCGCGCGCTTAGCTGAGCAGAAGAACTATTCTTACTTTGGGGTGCAGTTCTGGGGAGAGTGCTGGTCGGGACCGCAGGCTCAAGATACATATGACAGAGATGGGCATTCTGATGAATGCTATGAAGAGACAGTGGGGATGGATAATGCGAATATGGTGTATCGTCTCACCGGGAAAG agaAGGAATGCGAAGAATACAGGAATATAGACGATCCTACAAGGTCAGCACTCTACACAGGTTTTAGCCAGCCGTGTGATGTGGATATTTTCGGAGGAGACAGGGTTCGTTTTTACGGGGGAGTCTGGGGCACAAATGCCGACTGA
- the LOC5505372 gene encoding uncharacterized protein LOC5505372 isoform X2 — protein MSSRVRVLMCLVVAVAMRGAAGCVDVNFVRVGCYNDPQEHPRPLPEILENFRLPPNNLNWTDLNSSVVEECARLAEQKNYSYFGVQFWGECWSGPQAQDTYDRDGHSDECYEETVGMDNANMVYRLTGKEKECEEYRNIDDPTRSALYTGFSQPCDVDIFGGDRVRFYGGVWGTNAD, from the exons ATGTCTTCCCGCGTCCGCGTTCTCATGTGCCTAGTGGTGGCGGTAGCGATGAGAGGTGCTGCTGGGTGTGTAG ATGTAAACTTTGTTCGCGTCGGCTGCTACAATGACCCTCAAGAACATCCCCGACCACTTCCCGAAATCCTGGAGAACTTCCGACTGCCTCCGAATAATCTTAACTGGACCGATCTGAACAGTAGCGTGGTGGAAGAATGCGCGCGCTTAGCTGAGCAGAAGAACTATTCTTACTTTGGGGTGCAGTTCTGGGGAGAGTGCTGGTCGGGACCGCAGGCTCAAGATACATATGACAGAGATGGGCATTCTGATGAATGCTATGAAGAGACAGTGGGGATGGATAATGCGAATATGGTGTATCGTCTCACCGGGAAAG agaAGGAATGCGAAGAATACAGGAATATAGACGATCCTACAAGGTCAGCACTCTACACAGGTTTTAGCCAGCCGTGTGATGTGGATATTTTCGGAGGAGACAGGGTTCGTTTTTACGGGGGAGTCTGGGGCACAAATGCCGACTGA
- the LOC116613156 gene encoding golgin subfamily B member 1 translates to MESLSDENEIVIESGSVPLDADGKPLEMQALDGGAIQMVDGGSVEVRFGFTDGSQMVSDGGMISMSPDVQGAQMTQGDTMVTSGGTVQMVDGGTVQSVGNAGMGGEGSMQGMNGGSMQMMQGGLMMASGGTMQMVGGGMSGGGSMQIIDGGSMQIAQGDTMMASGGTVQMVDGGMTGGESMQAIDGGTMQMLDGGSMQISGGEMQFIDSGSMSMAPGGGAVQMMDGGFVQMGAGDAGGGIQVTDGGGVAMAQGSGSMQMMADGGVMVTSQGMGGGSVQMADGVVLQMSEGGTVQILDGGAMQVIGMVQDGGSMLFAEGGSVQRGEAEGAQVIDGGTIEMSSQHTMEQMGTVEMSSEDLSTYEMTTEEMVSGGGIIVGSVEQLPETEFQVEEISTMESTELINGGMMLEETVEELPLERHREEISTFEVLEKEVSTIEVQDEVLVEESGVLEMQAQALVADIVEESTLEIQEEMSQSEVLAESLEIQEDGLLMEESEIIEESNLEIQEESLLIEESAIAEESNLEIREDCLLIEESAIAEESNLEIQEDCLLIEESAIVEESEILEESALEIQEESLRVEESAIVEESEILEESALEIQEESLRVEESAIVEESEIVEESEILEESALEIQEESLRLEESAIVEESAIVEESEIVEESEIVEVSTLEIQEESHDVGECEVVEESNLEIQEDCLLIEESAIVEESEILEESALEIQEESLRVEESAIVEESEILEESALEIQEESLRLEESAIVEESAIVEESAIVEESEIVEESEILEESAIEIQEESLRVEESAIVEESAIVEESAIEEKSEIVEESEIVEVSTLEIQEESLDVGECEIVEESNLEIQEDPVTEEITEESVLQTEESLIIKESVVSEQTLEDDTVVEISTEVLQEETLLSAAVIEESTFEVQETQLEEQIVKEIQADVCEEVSVQEIHEETIGEVSQIEEAQSENVEESVLVEKVNEEIVDELPLEETSIEVTCEVVEELPLQDEKSEVVEEIVEDLPEEPELVEETLDCTIEEVGIVESNEEVVETLDCTTEEVGIVESNEEVVEEAPVEVEGEKIQEDKSTIFEETVEKLPLEEESVFIKEREEELPMDDQSTVIEETIKELPLEEAETVVIKSVEELPQQCEIVEDSTAETSKIVETTETVEEILQESKKEVVTTDDVSQEKPSMNETKVIEENVEAQVKMQKTEEKTTASKSEPAQEPVKQPPVKDVKENSLPQSPQETPRSCACVHSCISTPRYDQICTHMHEVEELKLKIARIEKEKEYLEGKYDQLNSDKPVLESSRVDDFSRRLMNDVVQSPRSLRSDCHSWSCHSNCSSKSSDVESEFYKAKCDEIKSEKESLERAYECERRQKEKIEREFQTERNDKRFLEERYDKMIKSITQFEDTIKGLRRENATLQSSLNEWSRSKVNNTNAFYSMSGIESAPEMADYRRSLETLEKENKEFRKILDSLNKQNDSQDNLKVIELGLVKEHEYLEMARERTKLEETMREQKRCIKNQEEQIEDLKKELEDEGWKWKEIERKNERRLRELQAVIEDKEHEMNENKRVHIQEVHLMEIKLKTETSNKSHLQSQVTELQNTVRRFEREKLQTREGGLHGSASLEDLYSNEDVTVLRRRYEEEQRGRVKLANDIKYLLQDIVDLKEKNNKMRDDFTQERMEIKVLLEKQANEITQVYLSQISKLQSQLAEEVKKREINENGMNSFGGGKGKAQNPGMTGNDFQTRLTNETRKREALEMENKSLLNELNKALYAGGSEYESDTMTKSIREDNQTDLRRKNKELRSDVEELQEQVEDMAALAKKHKQLKTRNDDLQDELDQVTRKRDDLISTQRSLTRDVDHLTTSLEEVQRKNRKYADEVDRLLKKIQNIEDSFREEKAVLIKSHESDKNTVLENMKRRYEDLKEENHELKTKLKEFESDTHNRGYSSQGSLQEQVKNLEKMLEKANNNRQEELDKIAAQKKLLKDEFEREKQKLRECFDREKVMLAQQLNQAQFSGDGGQLDTNLFPYPSQGGGLVPQDASMCMAAYPDFYQSNPPNSRGSMEDIIQPMSAKQNYASIDGGSESYRSYHSQSGDMRMGGMDFADHYGVQGHIEDTTWDGSDGQREAGFSEQKAERSSSGGNRTTHGASNKPRDGSDFERKVREVGDRFSKDKNDILQKASNDQRQFQQSMSSQMGRELDDMTRSYENELNRLHSRESGRSRGSHQSRDTGTQQRKLDTALDEIAKLKKQIDKQKAEFGKKEESLKVKYEEMLKRVTAEKITLSESVQALKKEISVLKCERRESRCKTRAELDKVIKQSELEKLTIKDSCERKQKDELKRLEQVFQDRLLKDKIRFEQTIDDMQRKMSNAEGRMREFQSMLDAEKHRFEQERHHFQETLMRSQEDLRIVLEKEYRKMATSEKMKFEKTFKELKQQISSLQEQRMEIQAKLSYKEGSEISKMSRERLVLQIEQDFLGKLEKAKVPLEDKIRELKEELSKAKREQNTAKSALEQEKADLQQEVDRVNDNMKAKLQRAKDEIERQADLIALLETKNNSIPVVSDLDIQAPGLLGQKQYQEQLNLLEQRNLTLQARNERLEGEVKMLSGRVVSLEERGLNSSYSLQTSPRGRPHISDHHESLHSGSAYRSYHNNLDSLNNHRTEYQGQSSIGAESYRDILDRVRQTIDGNYPQRMGYVSGGGMAGDIGTERLGYGSDLKGIGLVPLGIESGMGSMLGGMGSATAGIGSAHGGVGSMGVMSGGIGSISGSMGSTSGSMGLMSGGMGSISGDMVSTSGGMGSISGGMGSSFGGGMGSVAGGMGTSGRGFTAGSSAIRNEFSVSAFNRTNTRSDGGMASAVNSMQRGTRFNTTDLGRDLNTDLVANNGSAVSAGQQSVDMRSEVLTNTSQFANEDLKQETIVDVNT, encoded by the exons ATGGAGTCTCTAAGTGATGAGAATGAGATAGTGATAGAGTCTGGGAGCGTGCCATTAGACGCCGACGGAAAACCACTTGAAATGCAAGCTCTCGATGGAGGTGCGATCCAAATGGTTGACGGAGGATCTGTGGAAGTACGATTTGGCTTTACAGATGGTTCACAGATGGTATCAGATGGCGGGATGATTTCCATGAGTCCTGATGTACAAGGGGCCCAGATGACACAAGGAGACACAATGGTGACTAGCGGTGGTACAGTGCAGATGGTAGATGGGGGAACGGTACAGAGCGTGGGTAATGCGGGGATGGGTGGAGAAGGATCAATGCAAGGCATGAATGGAGGCTCAATGCAGATGATGCAAGGAGGGTTGATGATGGCGAGTGGTGGTACGATGCAAATGGTAGGTGGGGGCATGTCTGGGGGAGGATCGATGCAAATTATAGATGGCGGTTCGATGCAGATAGCTCAAGGAGATACAATGATGGCTAGCGGTGGCACAGTGCAAATGGTAGATGGGGGTATGACTGGGGGAGAATCAATGCAGGCTATCGATGGTGGAACAATGCAAATGCTGGACGGGGGTTCGATGCAAATAAGTGGTGGAGAAATGCAATTTATAGATAGCGGCAGTATGAGCATGGCACCAGGAGGCGGCGCAGTGCAAATGATGGATGGAGGATTTGTACAAATGGGAGCTGGGGATGCTGGGGGAGGAATACAAGTCACAGATGGCGGGGGTGTGGCCATGGCACAAGGAAGCGGCTCAATGCAAATGATGGCTGACGGTGGCGTCATGGTGACGTCTCAAGGTATGGGTGGTGGGTCAGTACAGATGGCAGATGGAGTGGTACTGCAAATGTCGGAGGGAGGGACTGTACAAATCCTGGATGGAGGAGCAATGCAAGTCATTGGTATGGTGCAG GACGGAGGCTCCATGCTGTTCGCTGAAGGCGGCTCTGTACAGAGGGGTGAAGCAGAAGGAGCACAAGTTATTGACGGTGGAACGATAGAGATGTCATCACAACACACTATGGAACAGATGGGAACGGTCGAGATGAGCAGTGAAG aCCTGTCGACATACGAAATGACTACAGAGGAAATGGTTTCAGGTGGCGGAATCATCGTAGGATCCGTCGAACAGCTTCCAGAAACCGAGTTCCAAGTAGAAGAAATATCAACAATGGAATCAACTGAGTTGATCAATGGCGGGATGATGTTGGAAGAGACCGTAGAAGAGCTACCTTTGGAGAGACATAGGGAAGAAATATCAACATTTGAAGTTTTAGAAAAAGAAGTATCTACGATTGAGGTACAAGACGAAGTTCTTGTCGAAGAGTCAGGTGTATTAGAAATGCAAGCCCAAGCTCTAGTTGCTGATATTGTTGAAGAATCCACACTTGAAATACAAGAAGAAATGTCACAATCTGAGGTTTTAGCGGAGTCCCTTGAAATTCAAGAGGATGGTTTATTAATGGAGGAATCAGAGATTATCGAGGAGTCAAATCTTGAAATACAAGAAGAAAGTCTTCTCATAGAAGAATCTGCAATCGCAGAAGAGTCAAATCTCGAAATACGAGAAGATTGTCTTCTCATAGAAGAATCTGCAATCGCAGAAGAGTCAAATCTCGAAATACAAGAAGATTGTCTTCTCATAGAAGAATCTGCAATCGTAGAAGAATCTGAAATCTTAGAAGAGTCAGCCCTTGAAATACAAGAAGAGTCGCTCCGAGTTGAAGAATCTGCAATCGTAGAAGAATCTGAAATCTTAGAAGAGTCAGCCCTTGAAATACAAGAAGAGTCGCTCCGAGTTGAAGAATCTGCAATCGTAGAAGAATCGGAAATTGTAGAAGAATCTGAAATCTTAGAAGAGTCAGCCCTTGAAATACAAGAAGAGTCGCTCCGACTTGAAGAATCTGCAATTGTAGAAGAATCTGCAATAGTAGAAGAATCGGAAATTGTAGAAGAATCTGAAATCGTAGAAGTGTCAACCCTCGAAATACAAGAAGAGTCGCATGACGTAGGAGAATGTGAAGTCGTAGAAGAGTCAAATCTGGAAATACAAGAAGATTGTCTTCTCATAGAAGAATCTGCAATCGTAGAAGAATCTGAAATCTTAGAAGAGTCAGCCCTTGAAATACAAGAAGAGTCGCTCCGAGTTGAAGAATCTGCAATCGTAGAAGAATCTGAAATCTTAGAAGAGTCAGCCCTTGAAATACAAGAAGAGTCGCTCCGACTTGAAGAATCTGCAATCGTAGAAGAATCTGCAATCGTAGAAGAATCTGCAATCGTAGAAGAATCGGAAATTGTAGAAGAATCTGAAATCTTAGAAGAGTCAGCCATTGAAATACAAGAAGAGTCGCTCCGAGTTGAAGAATCTGCAATTGTAGAAGAATCTGCAATCGTAGAAGAATCTGCAATCGAAGAAAAATCGGAAATTGTAGAAGAATCTGAAATCGTAGAAGTGTCAACCCTTGAAATACAAGAAGAGTCGCTTGACGTAGGAGAATGTGAAATCGTAGAAGAGTCAAATCTGGAAATACAAGAAGATCCAGTAACCGAGGAAATAACAGAAGAATCAGTCCTTCAAACTGAAGAAAGTTTAATCATAAAAGAGTCCGTTGTTTCAGAGCAGACTTTAGAGGATGACACTGTTGTGGAAATATCTACTGAAGTACTACAAGAAGAGACACTTCTTAGTGCTGCAGTCATTGAGGAATCGACCTTTGAAGTCCAGGAAACGCAGCTCGAGGAACAAATTGTTAAAGAGATACAAGCGGACGTATGCGAGGAAGTGTCTGTTCAGGAAATACACGAAGAGACAATCGGAGAAGTGTCACAAATCGAAGAAGCCCAATCAGAGAATGTCGAGGAATCGGTGCTTGTTGAAAAAGTCAATGAAGAGATAGTTGATGAATTGCCTTTGGAAGAAACCTCAATAGAGGTCACTTGTGAGGTTGTAGAAGAGCTTCCACTACAGGATGAAAAGTCAGAAGTAGTTGAGGAAATTGTCGAAGATCTTCCAGAAGAGCCCGAGCTTGTCGAGGAAACCCTTGATTGCACAATAGAAGAAGTTGGTATCGTTGAGAGTAATGAGGAGGTCGTGGAAACCCTTGATTGCACAACAGAAGAAGTTGGTATCGTTGAGAGTAATGAGGAGGTCGTGGAAGAGGCGCCAGTAGAGGTAGAAGGAGAGAAAATCCAAGAGGACAAATCAACGATTTTCGAAGAGACTGTCGAGAAATTGCCATTAGAAGAAGAGTCTGTTTTCATTAAAGAAAGAGAAGAAGAATTGCCAATGGATGATCAATCAACTGTCATCGAAGAAACAATCAAGGAACTTCCTTTAGAAGAGGCGGAAACGGTCGTCATTAAAAGTGTGGAAGAACTCCCACAACAATGTGAGATCGTGGAAGATTCAACCGCTGAAACAAGTAAGATCGTAGAGACGACAGAAACTGTAGAAGAAATTCTTCaagaaagcaaaaaagaaGTTGTAACAACAGATGATGTATCGCAAGAAAAGCCATCAATGAATGAGACAAAAGTTATAGAGGAAAATGTGGAAGCTCAGGTCAAAATGCAGAAAACGGAAGAAAAAACAACTGCATCTAAGTCAGAGCCGGCTCAAGAACCGGTAAAACAGCCACCAGTGAAAGACGTCAAAGAAAACAGTCTTCCCCAGTCTCCTCAAGAAACGCCTCGCTCCTGCGCATGCGTACACAGCTGCATATCAACTCCAAGATACGACCAAATCTGCACCCACATGCATGAGGTCGAGGAACTGAAACTTAAGATCGCCCGCATCGAGAAAGAGAAGGAATATCTGGAAGGGAAATATGACCAGTTGAACAGCGATAAACCTGTTTTGGAGTCATCTCGAGTCGATGACTTCTCGCGGAGGCTGATGAATGACGTCGTCCAGTCACCAAGGTCACTTCGTAGTGATTGCCATTCTTGGTCCTGTCACTCAAACTGCAGCTCAAAATCCTCTGATGTTGAGTCTGAGTTTTATAAGGCAAAGTGCGACGAGATAAAAAGTGAGAAAGAGTCCTTGGAAAGAGCATATGAGTGCGAGCGAagacaaaaagagaaaatagaGCGAGAATTTCAAACTGAAAGAAACGACAAGAGGTTCCTTGAGGAGAGGTATGACAAGATGATAAAAAGTATCACACAATTCGAAGATACCATTAAGGGTCTTCGGCGTGAGAATGCTACTTTGCAGTCGAGTTTGAATGAATGGTCAAGATCCAAGGTGAATAACACCAATGCCTTCTACAGCATGAGCGGAATAGAGTCAGCTCCGGAAATGGCGGATTATCGTCGAAGCCTTGAGACTTTAGAAAAAGAGAACAAGGAATTCCGCAAGATTTTAGACAGCTTGAATAAACAAAACGATTCGCAGGATAATTTAAAAGTGATAGAGCTGGGTTTGGTAAAGGAGCACGAATACCTTGAAATGGCGCGGGAAAGAACAAAGCTTGAAGAGACTATGCGCGAACAGAAACGCTGCATAAAGAACCAGGAAGAACAGATCGAAGATCTAAAGAAAGAGCTTGAAGATGAAGGCTGGAAATGGAAAGAGATTGAAAGAAAGAATGAGCGAAGGCTTCGGGAATTACAGGCTGTTATTGAAGACAAGGAACATGAAATGAATGAGAATAAACGAGTGCATATACAGGAGGTCCACCTTATGGAAATCAAGCTAAAGACTGAGACATCGAACAAAAGCCACTTGCAAAGTCAGGTCACGGAGTTACAGAACACTGTGCGGCGATTTGAAAGGGAAAAGCTTCAGACAAGGGAGGGAGGCTTGCACGGTAGTGCATCTCTTGAAGACCTCTACAGCAATGAAGACGTCACGGTGCTTAGAAGGCGATATGAGGAGGAACAGAGAGGAAGGGTGAAGCTTGCAAATGACATCAAATATCTTCTCCAAGACATCGTTGACCTGAAAGAAAAGAATAACAAGATGAGGGATGATTTTACTCAAGAAAGAATGGAAATCAAAGTGTTACTGGAAAAGCAAGCGAATGAGATCACTCAGGTTTACCTTTCCCAGATTAGCAAACTGCAAAGTCAGTTGGCAGAAGAGgtgaaaaaaagggaaataaatgaaaatgggATGAACAGTTTCGGAGGAGGTAAGGGTAAGGCACAAAATCCAGGAATGACTGGAAACGATTTCCAGACACGACTTACAAATGAGACGCGCAAACGCGAAGCTCTGGAGATGGAAAACAAAAGTCTACTTAATGAGTTGAACAAGGCGTTGTATGCAGGGGGAAGCGAGTATGAGTCGGACACGATGACAAAGAGCATACGAGAAGATAATCAAACAGACTTGAGGAGAAAGAACAAGGAGCTAAGGTCAGACGTGGAGGAACTCCAAGAACAAGTAGAAGACATGGCGGCCCTCGCTAAAAAACACAAGCAACTGAAAACTCGCAACGACGACCTTCAAGATGAGTTGGATCAGGTGACACGAAAACGCGACGACCTGATATCGACTCAGCGAAGCCTTACGAGAGACGTCGACCACTTGACGACATCGCTGGAGGAGGTTCAACGAAAGAATCGCAAGTATGCGGATGAGGTCGATCGACTTTTGAAGAAGATTCAAAATATTGAGGACTCTTTCCGTGAAGAGAAAGCTGTCTTGATCAAAAGCCATGAAAGTGATAAAAATACAGTGCTGGAGAATATGAAAAGAAGGTATGAAGACTTGAAAGAAGAGAATCATGAACTTAAGACAAAGCTGAAAGAATTTGAAAGCGACACCCATAACAGAGGGTACAGTTCACAGGGCTCCCTTCAAGAGCAGGTCAAGAACTTGGAGAAGATGCTAGAGAAGGCAAACAATAATCGCCAAGAAGAATTAGACAAAATCGCAGCACAGAAGAAACTCTTGAAAGATGAATTTGAGCGAGAGAAGCAGAAATTGAGAGAGTGTTTTGACAGAGAGAAAGTGATGCTAGCGCAACAGTTGAACCAAGCACAGTTCTCAGGGGATGGAGGTCAATTGGATACCAACCTCTTCCCTTATCCTTCGCAAGGCGGTGGCCTGGTTCCTCAAGATGCGAGCATGTGTATGGCTGCTTATCCTGACTTCTACCAATCAAATCCACCGAACAGTCGTGGAAGTATGGAAGATATCATCCAGCCAATGAGTGCGAAGCAAAATTATGCCTCAATCGATGGAGGTTCGGAAAGCTACCGGTCTTATCACTCGCAAAGTGGTGATATGCGCATGGGTGGAATGGACTTCGCTGACCATTATGGCGTGCAAGGTCATATCGAGGACACTACTTGGGATGGCTCGGATGGCCAGAGAGAAGCAGGATTTAGTGAACAGAAAGCGGAAAGGTCATCCTCAGGAGGTAATCGAACCACTCATGGGGCAAGTAATAAGCCAAGGGACGGGAGCGATTTTGAACGCAAAGTCAGAGAAGTAGGTGATCGGTTCAGCAAAGATAAGAACGATATACTGCAAAAGGCTTCTAATGACCAGCGGCAATTTCAACAGAGCATGAGCAGTCAGATGGGGAGGGAGCTGGACGACATGACTCGTAGTTACGAGAACGAGTTGAACCGGCTACACTCGCGGGAATCGGGACGGTCCCGCGGGTcgcatcaatcacgtgacactGGAACACAACAAAGAAAACTGGACACGGCTTTGGATGAGATTGCAAAacttaaaaaacaaattgataaACAGAAGGCGGAGTTTGGAAAAAAGGAGGAGAGCTTGAAAGTTAAATACGAGGAAATGCTAAAGCGTGTTACCGCTGAAAAGATTACCCTGTCTGAGTCGGTGCAAGCGCTGAAGAAAGAGATTTCAGTTCTGAAGTGCGAACGCAGGGAATCGCGCTGCAAGACTAGAGCCGAGTTGGATAAGGTAATAAAACAAAGTGAACTTGAGAAACTGACTATTAAAGACTCTTGTGAAAGGAAACAGAAAGATGAATTGAAAAGACTTGAGCAGGTCTTCCAAGACAGACTACTCAAGGATAAAATACGATTTGAACAAACTATTGATGACATGCAACGGAAGATGAGCAATGCGGAGGGTAGAATGAGGGAGTTTCAATCCATGCTGGATGCTGAGAAGCATAGATTTGAACAAGAGAGGCATCATTTCCAAGAAACACTGATGCGAAGCCAAGAGGACCTCAGAATAGTCTTGGAAaaggaatacagaaaaatGGCCACTTCCGAGAAAATGAAGTTCGAGAAGACGTTCAAGGAATTGAAACAACAGATCTCTTCTCTGCAAGAGCAGCGTATGGAAATCCAGGCGAAACTCTCCTATAAGGAAGGATCGGAAATTAGCAAGATGTCCAGGGAACGTCTGGTGCTCCAAATTGAGCAAGATTTCCTAGGAAAGCTTGAAAAAGCCAAAGTTCCTCTTGAGGACAAGATCCGAGAGTTAAAAGAGGAGTTAAGCAAAGCGAAGCGAGAACAAAACACAGCAAAGAGCGCCTTGGAGCAAGAGAAGGCAGACCTTCAGCAGGAG GTTGATAGAGTCAACGATAACATGAAAGCAAAGCTACAGCGAGCGAAAGACGAGATCGAAAGACAAGCAGATCTGATTGCACTTCTAGAGACCAAGAATAACAGCATTCCA GTGGTATCAGATTTGGACATTCAGGCCCCAGGCCTTCTCGGTCAGAAGCAGTACCAGGAACAGCTGAATCTGCTGGAACAGCGGAACCTGACACTGCAggctcgcaacgaaagactggAGGGAGAGGTCAAAATGCTTAGCGGCCGGGTCGTCAGTCTGGAAGAGAGGGGACTG AATTCTTCCTATAGCCTTCAAacctcgccacgcggccgccCTCACATATCAGACCATCACGAGAGCCTGCATTCGGGGTCAGCGTATAGGAGTTACCATAACAACTTGGACAGCTTAAACAATCACAGGACAGAGTACCAAGGGCAGTCATCTATTGGGGCTGAATCTTACAGGGACATTCTAGATAGAGTACGTCAGACCATCGATGGAAATTACCCCCAAAGAATGGGCTATGTATCAGGTGGTGGAATGGCCGGTGATATAGGGACAGAAAGGCTTGGTTATGGGTCAGACCTTAAAGGTATAGGATTGGTGCCCTTAGGAATCGAGTCAGGAATGGGTTCCATGTTAGGAGGTATGGGGTCAGCTACTGCTGGGATAGGATCAGCACACGGAGGTGTAGGGTCTATGGGGGTGATGTCTGGAGGTATTGGGTCGATTTCCGGAAGTATGGGGTCAACTTCGGGAAGTATGGGGTTGATGTCTGGAGGTATGGGGTCTATTTCTGGAGATATGGTGTCAACTTCTGGTGGTATGGGGTCGATTTCTGGAGGTATGGGCTCTAGTTTTGGAGGGGGTATGGGGTCAGTTGCAGGAGGCATGGGTACATCAGGGCGAGGTTTTACCGCTGGAAGTTCCGCCATTAGAAACGAGTTCTCTGTATCGGCTTTCAATAGAACAAACACTCGCTCAGATGGTGGAATGGCAAGCGCGGTGAATAGCATGCAAAGGGGTACACGGTTTAATACTACTGATTTAGGGAGAGATTTGAATACAGACCTGGTCGCTAATAACGGGTCTGCTGTGAGTGCGGGTCAGCAGTCTGTTGACATGCGCAGTGAGGTGCTCACCAATACGTCACAATTTGCAAATGAAGATCTAAAACAAGAAACGATTGTAGATGTGAACACATGA